The genomic interval CGCAACTCTTTACTAAACCTAAGCAGGTTCAGGCTACTGGCCGCAAAGACATTACCAAAAACGACGCTGGCACCCCTCATCTTACTCCAACTTATGAGCATGAATTACTGGCTGCACAATTTAGTAATAAAAAAATGATGCCTTACAAAAGCCGAATACACGCCCGCTCATTTGATGACTTTGGCGAATGGATCCGTCATCAAGGCGAAGAGTTCTTATTGGTATTAGAAGGCGAGGTCCAGTTTCTGACTGAGTTTTACGAGCCAGTTAATTTGTGTCAGGGTGACAGTGTTTATTATGACGCGACGATGGGGCATTTGATTGTTTCAGTAAGCGAGCAAGACGCCCATACGTTATGGGTTACTTCTAAAAATTAGCCAAGAACAATATTATGAGTGCTGCCTCATGCTGCGCTCTATTGGCCTGAATTACTCCTCTCTTTCTTTTTTCGGTTGTTGTATCTCTTTGTTAAGTAATGGCTATCTAGCTAGCGTTCTTAAGCTGTGCAGGCTTAAGAAAACTCAATTTATACGCTGTTCATTGTCATACCATTGATTGATAACGCAACTTGTTCGGCTGTCAATTACGCTAAAAAAGTGTTCACTGTCCCTGCAAAAAATAGATCACTCTCATAATGCAACAGCTATTAATCAGCAGAATTATCTTTATTTAGCGCTAACTTTATTCTTAGTACGACTTATTGCTACTGACTTGGTTGAATTTAAATGCTTAAATCGATTTCCTATAACTGACTGTTATTTAAGGCTTAAAGCTGTTTCTTATGATGCCAGTAAATTCTTATTGAAAATTAAGGTTGAAATTTGTACTGTTTTTGCTTATTTTGTTTCCTATCGGAAATATTTGGCTAACATTGGGCGTTTGTTTTCGGTGTGCGTCATTAATGGTTCTTCGGTTAAGGCCGAACTCAAATAAAATATAATAATGTAATGAGGACTGTATGGAATTTCTAACAAATATAATATCGAGTATTAATAGTATCGTTTGGGGAGTACCGATGCTGGTGATGATACTGGGTATCGGTTTATTTTTAACCCTTGGCTTACGTTTAATGCCAATTTTAAAGCTTGGCACCGGTTTTAAGTTACTGTGGCAAGGACGAATTCCTGATAAGGATAAGCAAAAGGCTGGTGAAATAAGCCCGTTTAATGCATTAATGACCTCTCTGTCAGCGACGATAGGCACCGGTAATATCGCAGGGGTTGCTACGGCTATTTTCCTTGGCGGCCCTGGTGCTTTATTTTGGATGTGGTGTACAGCCTTGCTGGGCATGGCAACTAAATTTGCCGAAGCGGTACTGGCGGTAAGGTACCGAGAAGTGGATGCTAATGGCAATCACGTCGGCGGGCCGATGTATTACATCAAAAATGGTTTGGGCAGCAAATGGGCATGGTTAGGCACTGCTTTTGCAGTCTTTGGCGCGATTGCTGGTTTTGGTATTGGTAATACTGTACAAGCAAACTCAGTCGCTAATGCGATTGAATCAACCTTTGGTGTCGATCCCCTAGTCACAGGGATCGTAATGATGGTTCTGGTTGGTTTGGTATTAATGGGCGGTATTAAGCGCATTGGTGATGTCGCGGGTAAATTAGTACCGCTAATGGCTACTTTTTATATTGCGGCCGGTGCGATTGTCTTAATTATTAATATCTCTGAAATACCAGCAGCATTTGCGTTAATCATCAATAGTGCGTTTACTGAAACTGCCGCAGAAGGTGGTTTTGCTGGCGCTGCTGTTTGGGCTGCTATTCGTTTCGGTGTGGCACGTGGGGTGTTCTCTAACGAAGCCGGTTTAGGCAGTGCGCCAATTGCTCATGCGGCTGCGCAAACTAAAAACCCAGTTGCTCAAGGTTTGGTCGCGATGCTAGGTACATTCATCGATACCTTGATTGTTTGTTCTATTACTGGTCTTGCGATTATTGTTACCGGTGAATGGACGTCAGGTGCTACTGGCGCTGAGTTAACATCGAACGCCTTTGCTAGTGCGATCCCCGGTGGTAATTACATTGTTGCTGTTGCGTTATCAGTATTTGCTTTCACCACTATTTTAGGTTGGAGCTTATACGGTGAGAAATGTGTACAGTATCTATTTGGGGTCAAAGCTATTATGCCATTTCGTATCTGTTGGGTTTTGGTTGTGCCAATTGGCGCTGCCGGTTCACTGGAGTTTATTTGGCTACTGGCCGATACGATGAATGCTTTAATGGCGATACCTAACTTAATTGCACTGGGCTTATTAAGTCCGGTAGTATTTAAGCTAACGCGTGAATATTTTGCCAGCAATGGTGCTGAACCTGCTGAGCTAATGGCACAAGAGAAATAACGTTAACCGTGGTTATTTTATAAGCCGCCGCAAGGCGGCTTAGTAATGTCTACATTGATCCTACCTAATTATATTTCCCCGATGTTTACACATCACCCTTAATTGAGGCATGAAGAAGATCAGCATCAATCCGGTGCCTGATTAAACTTGCTTACGCACTCTGATATTGGCAACATAGCGCCGTGTTGATTCAATTAAACTGGTTTCAATCGCATGCTTATCACGGCTAAGACCCCAGAGCGCTAAAATAAATAAACTATACAAGCTAACGCCGAGCGCCAATTTAAACAACAGTAATAAACCAGTGCTCAGGTTAAAAATATCGGATATATTGATAACGATTGCATACATTAACAGGCCAGAGAAGACAGGTCGCCAAATGGCATTGATTATCTGCTTAAAGCTAACATCACAAAGTCGGGTCACTAGGATCGAGACCAAAAAGAACATTATCACGCCAATAAGCGCTCGCGTGTAGGCGATGCCTAGCAAGCCAAATGCTGAATAAGCAGGGTAGAGGCTTAATATTGTGATGATGGCTTGGCACCAGAATATATAGGCGGTGTATTTTACATTACCGTTAATGGTCAATAAATTACCTGAAATCCCATAGAGCGCGGTGCACATAGCAAAAAAGACTAATGCTTCAACTAACGGCACCACCGGCAACCACTTATCACCACCTAAAAACAATGGAATAAGTTCATGGGATACTGCGCCAAACCCCAGCGCAACAGGAACTGAAATTATGGCCATAAAAGATAGGGCTTTTAGGTAAGCTGCAATGAGTTGTTGATGATTGTCTTTTATTTTTGCTAATCCGGGTAATAAAGCTCGGGAAAAGGGGAGCTGTACTTCAGATATTGCAATAAAGGAGAGCTCGCTGCTCCATTTGTAATAGCCGATGTTGGTCGGTGTTGCTAGCGCTGACAATACAATTATATCGCCTTGAGTTGAAATGTAATTAGCGATATTTCTGATTAAAATCCATTGCGAAAAGCCCCATATATCGGAAAACTTAGTTAAGGTAAGTCGTGGGCGATAATCAATTATGCTATAGCTAATAACGACTTTTATAAGGCTATTGAGCAAGCTTGCAACCACCAGTGCATAATAAGACTGATAGTAAAACGCCAGTCCTATCGTGATAATCGTGGCAATAATTTTTGGCGTTACATTGTATGAAAAGTCTTTGGAAAAATTCATTTCTTTTTGGAACTTGACGGTTCCTATATTTTCAAAGCCTTGAATAAACGTAGCTAACGCAATGATTAAACAGATCTCTTCTATTCTGGTATCACCATAGGCTTGGGCTATCTGTGGAGCAAAAACAGCGATTAGCGCTGCGATAATAATGGCTTGAATTATTCTGATGGTCCAAGCGGTATTAAAGTGCTCATCACTGGCTTTATTATTTTGAATTAAAGCCCAGTTGACACCAAATTCAAATAATAAAGAGACAAACCCAAGTACGACCATTACGGTAGCGACCAACCCAAAATCTTCCGGCACTAACAGGCGGGCCAATACGGCTGAACTAATGAAGCCTAAGCTTTTAATGCTCCAGCGCATCGCCATGTACCATTTAGTGCCGTGAGCAACTTCTTGTGATAGCGACTTGTTATCGGGTGTGCTCATGGCTATTGTTTAGTCAATAGTGCTAAATAGAGAAAAAATTTTTCGGTCATATTTCATATTCCTTATGGTGACAAACAAGCCATTAAGATCCCTTGGCATGAATAGTTTCTTGACTAAAATATTAGTACATAATTTAGTGAAGAAACTATTTAATATAGATTTAATTCATTGTGTTATTTATTGGATGAAATCATGACAAAAATGGTGCGCGATTTGACACGAATATCTTGAGTTTAGTTGATGTTTTCGTACCATTTAGCCGAATGCGGATATTGCTAATATCCGCATTAAAATATGCCTAACGCTTAAAATAAGCCGAGCTGAGTAGCCGTGATTTGTTCAAATGACAGTTCAACAAAGGGTAGTATGCCATCGGCTATTGGTAATAATTGTTTATCAATATAATGCTGATAGTCAATTGGGCTTGTGGTGTATTCGACAGGTTCGGGGCCATTAATCGTGATGACATAATTAATAGTGCCATGATTTTGATATTGCAAAGTACGGCCTAGCTTGGCATTTTGCTCATCGGCTATGCGCGCGGCTTTAACTTGAGGAGGAACATTTTTGACGTAATGTGATAGTTTTCGCCTAAGCCGCTTACTATAAACCAATTTGTGATCGTATTGACCTGTTTGGGTTTTTTCTAAAGTTTCTAATACCAAAGGCCGTGGATCTTGATCATCAAACACCAGTTGGTAAAGTTGTTGCTGAAAATCTTGCGCTAATATTGTCCAATCGCTGCGCACACTTTCCAAGCCTTTAAAAATCAACTCAGGCTTACCATTATTATTTAACAAACCGGCGTAACGTTTTTTACTGCCAGTTTCGCTGCCGCGGATCTTTGGCATTAAAAATCGCGCAAACAGCGTTTCATATTGCAGTTCCAAATGGCAATCTAGTTGATGCTCTTGAGCAATAAGTTGCTGCCAACGTTGATTAACGTCATCGGCTAATTGCTGACCTATTTTGTTGGCCTGTTTGGCATTATATTGTGGGCCAATAAACACAAATACTGAATCGGTATCACCATAAATTACATCAAACTTTTCTTCAATCCACTGAGCTGTTTGCTGAATGATTTGATGACCTCGCATCGTGATTGAACTGGCCAGTCGGGTATCGTAAAAACAGCAACCGCCAGAACCGAGCACGCCATAAAATGAGTTCATGATAATTTTTATGGCTTGCGACTTAGGATGATCTTTTTGTTGCTTGGCCTGATCACGCTGTTGCCATAAGTTGGTGATGATTTGGGGTAAAAAATGTTTATCGCGTGAAAATTTTGCCTGCTTAAAACCGTCAATAGCATGCTCTGGCGCTGCTAACCCTTCGATAAGCCCCATCGGATCTATTTTAAAGGTCCGGATAATCGATGGATAAAGGCTTTTGAAATCGAGTACCAAAACATTGTGATATAAACCCGGTTGTGAATCCATTACATAACCACCGGGGCTAGCTAAACCGCCGTCGGGTGGGAGGTTCGGGGCAATAAAACCAGCACGATGTAATTTAGGTAAATATAAATTAGTAAAAGCGGCGACCGAGCCTCCCACACGGTTGAGTGGCAAACCAGTTAGTTTGGTTCTAAAGATTAAAAACTCAAGTAATTGGGTGTGCTCAAATATATCGCTAACGAGGCGACAGTCTTCCAGGTTATAGGCCGCGAGTGCCGGTTTGTCATGCTTGAAATTGTGATTTATTTCAGCCATTCGATTATGGACATCATCGGTGTGTTTGCCACGGCCAAGTAAACTATGACCAACAAAGTCGAGGCTAAAGCTGGCAAAATGATAAGTCGCGGTTTTTAAGGCATCAATGCCATCGATAACGAGACGTCCGGCAATGGTAATGTAGCCGTTATTATCGTTGTGTGAATCACGCCAGTGGGCAAAAGCTTGACCACGGCCCAGTCGTAATTTCATGCCATTGTATTGGGCGCGCTTAATCAGCAATCTAAAATCAAAATTAATCACATTCCAGCCAATGATAATATCAGGATCTGTCTCAGCGATGGTAATTTCTAATTGCTCTAATAGTTCGCTTTCATCCTTTACCCACTGGATATAGGAGGGGCCGTCTTGCGGGGGGCCAATCATTATTACCCGCGAAAAATTACGCTGGTGAAAACCAATACTGTAAAGTTCGCCATGTTGGGAGCATTCGATATCAATCGACAGTACCGATAATTGTGGCTGGTAATCGCTGGGTCGTAGCTTGACGTTGTGATATTGGGTGTAACCAATATTTGGTTGTGCCGTGGCATTAAACTCGATGCCGCCACAAATAAACCGCTCCATTAAGTACCGCTGATCAAGGCTGATATCGCTTTCATAAATAATCAGACCGGCTTGGCGCAACACGCTTTTTGCCGAGCGGGCATCTTTTATATTGCTAAAATAGAGTCCAGAAACCGGGCTGAAATCAAATCGGGTTAACGCCAGAGATTTATTGTGGTGATTAATTCGATGACGGTTTAATAACTCGACAGCCAGATCCAATTGCTCATTACTAATAAAAAACAGCGGTGATTGGTCATTGATAATCAGCTTAACCGGACCGTGATCGGTAATCAGCCACAGTAATATTTGCGACTTGCCATTGATATCGATGGCTTGTTGAGTCAGTAAAAAACCAGAGTGAGCTGTCATATTGTTTAAGTTAGGTGACGGGGCATAGATTTGATTATAAATTAAATTTAGCTGCGAGTAAGCTCTTTGTCGCGACTATCAGTGTGATCTATTGACGAGCAAAGCGCTAATAACAGCCAGCCCGTCAACAGTTTTAGTCTTTAAATCGAGAAATCGACTACTTGATAACCCAATGCTTCGAGCTGTGGTTTTAAGGTGACGGCATCACCCACTACCACCATAAACATTTGTTCAAAAGCGAGATGCTTTTTCGCTAAGGCATTAATTTCATCGGCGCTAATGGTTGAAACTATGTCTGAACGCTGTTTAACAAATGTTGGGCTTAAGTTGTATTCTAACATTTGGGCTAAAAAGCTCAGCTTAGCGCGCGGAGTCTCGTATCGCAGGGCATCACGTTGGTTAATTGCACTGCGCATAAAGGCGAGCTCCTCAGGCGTAATTCCTTTATCGGCATAGAGTTTAACCTCTTTGGCAATTTCAACGATTGCTTTGTCGGTAACATCGCGGCGAACTTCGGTGCCAATAACGAAGGCCCCGGTGTATTTATTGCCGTTAAAATAAGAGCTCGCCCCGTAACTATATCCTTTGTCTTCGCGCAGATTTAAGTTTATGCGACTATTAAACGCACCCCCTAGGGTAAAATTCATTAAATACGATTTGTAATATTCGCCAGTAATATCACGAATAATCGCGCGCTTGCCAATGCGAATGGTCGATTGAGCTGCGCCTTGTTTATTGACTAAATAAATCACCCCAGTTTTGGTTGTTGATAATGCTAGGTCCAGCGTTAGTTCAGTTGCTTGACCTGTCCAATTATTAAATGTATTTAAACTGTCGCTTAGTGCCTGATGAGATATGCTTGATACGGCGATGATGTGGCTACCATTGGGCTTAACCAATTGCTGATAAAAAGACTTTACCTGCGCTAGGGTTAACGCATTCAAACTTTTTTGAGTGCCACCGATTGGTGTGGCAGAGATATCGTCGGCATGCAGCAATTGACCAAAAGCGCTCGAGGCGAGATAACTAGCATCTCTTTTACTATTGATAATGCCTTGAACCGCATTATTTTTAATTCGGTTAAATTCACTTTCGAGAAAAGCAGGCTGCAGCAACTTTTCTTTGACTAAGGTTAAAGTCGCGTCAAGGTGAGCACTTAAAGTATTAATGTTAACCAACAGGTATTGATTGGACGCTGAAAAACTAACCGAGCTGCCGAGTTTTTGTAGGGCATTGCTCATGGCTTCGTTCGATCTAAGCAAGGTTGATTGATTTAACATTGCGGCTAACAATGAAGCGGTACCTGCTTGCTCTTTTTCTTCATAATAATGGCCCGCAGGGATCTTTATTAACATTGAGGTGGTTGGCGTTTCTAAGCTTTGAGTCGCCAATACTTCAATGCCATTCTCTAGCTGTTGTTGCCACATTGTTGGTAAAGAAATTCCGACACTGCGACCGGCGCTAGGCATTACTGTTCGGTCAAAAGTATCGCTAGCCCGGCGTAATTTTAGCTGCTCGGGCGCAACTGATGCTAGGTTACTTAAATCTCGTGCTGGAGGGATGAAGTTATCTTTAGCTGCTACCGCATCAGGTTGGCCCATCGGTACGACACTCATAATGACCGCGGCTTTATTTTTGATATAACGATTAAATACTTGCAATACATCTTGTTTGGTGACCGAGTTATAACGGTTAAGGTCTTGTTCGATATAATTTGGATTATCAGAAAACGTCTGGTTAGCGGCTAGTTGACTGACTTTACCTGCAACACTTTGCAAGCCAAAAATAAAACTTGCTTGCATCTTGGCCCGTACTTTTTGTAAATCGTCTGCTTGAACCCCGCGTTGCTCAAACTCGTCGAGCGAAGCGCGCATTATTTGTTCGAGATCGCTTAAGGTTTTACCCGACTTTGGATTTAGAAATGCTTTAAAATTAAAAGTACACGCAAGCTCTGCACAGGGATGCGATACCCCAGCAAATACTGAGAATTGAGATTTAACCAAATTTTTATACAGGATAGAGGTTTTACCACCACCGAGGATCTCAGCTAAAACATCTAATGGTGCTTCGTCTTCGTGCCGAACATAAACGGTAGGCATGGTCATCGAAATCATCGGCAATTCAATGTGATCCTGCAACGAAATGTAGCGATCTTGATCAAGGGTAACTGCAACTTTCTCGGGTGGGTTTACTGCTGGCGCAGCAGGAATTGAACCAAAGTATTTTTCGACTAGTTTTAAGGTCTGGCTCGGGTCAATATTGCCACCGATTGTAATTGTGGCGTTGTTTGGGCCATACCATTTTAGAAAAAAGTCTTTTAAGTCATTAACATTAACCCGGTTTAAATCATTGATGAAACCTATTACGGGCCAAGAGTAAGGGTGGTTTAAAGGGTATAACGCGCTTGCG from Gammaproteobacteria bacterium carries:
- a CDS encoding helix-turn-helix transcriptional regulator — encoded protein: MSEQPSTDTYPSMTVENSKQEVRPVEQISIGKHVKAIRTTNKLTLEEASKRTGLARSTISKIENEQISPTFSVMQKLANGLDIELPQLFTKPKQVQATGRKDITKNDAGTPHLTPTYEHELLAAQFSNKKMMPYKSRIHARSFDDFGEWIRHQGEEFLLVLEGEVQFLTEFYEPVNLCQGDSVYYDATMGHLIVSVSEQDAHTLWVTSKN
- a CDS encoding sodium:alanine symporter family protein, coding for MEFLTNIISSINSIVWGVPMLVMILGIGLFLTLGLRLMPILKLGTGFKLLWQGRIPDKDKQKAGEISPFNALMTSLSATIGTGNIAGVATAIFLGGPGALFWMWCTALLGMATKFAEAVLAVRYREVDANGNHVGGPMYYIKNGLGSKWAWLGTAFAVFGAIAGFGIGNTVQANSVANAIESTFGVDPLVTGIVMMVLVGLVLMGGIKRIGDVAGKLVPLMATFYIAAGAIVLIINISEIPAAFALIINSAFTETAAEGGFAGAAVWAAIRFGVARGVFSNEAGLGSAPIAHAAAQTKNPVAQGLVAMLGTFIDTLIVCSITGLAIIVTGEWTSGATGAELTSNAFASAIPGGNYIVAVALSVFAFTTILGWSLYGEKCVQYLFGVKAIMPFRICWVLVVPIGAAGSLEFIWLLADTMNALMAIPNLIALGLLSPVVFKLTREYFASNGAEPAELMAQEK
- a CDS encoding lipopolysaccharide biosynthesis protein, translating into MSTPDNKSLSQEVAHGTKWYMAMRWSIKSLGFISSAVLARLLVPEDFGLVATVMVVLGFVSLLFEFGVNWALIQNNKASDEHFNTAWTIRIIQAIIIAALIAVFAPQIAQAYGDTRIEEICLIIALATFIQGFENIGTVKFQKEMNFSKDFSYNVTPKIIATIITIGLAFYYQSYYALVVASLLNSLIKVVISYSIIDYRPRLTLTKFSDIWGFSQWILIRNIANYISTQGDIIVLSALATPTNIGYYKWSSELSFIAISEVQLPFSRALLPGLAKIKDNHQQLIAAYLKALSFMAIISVPVALGFGAVSHELIPLFLGGDKWLPVVPLVEALVFFAMCTALYGISGNLLTINGNVKYTAYIFWCQAIITILSLYPAYSAFGLLGIAYTRALIGVIMFFLVSILVTRLCDVSFKQIINAIWRPVFSGLLMYAIVINISDIFNLSTGLLLLFKLALGVSLYSLFILALWGLSRDKHAIETSLIESTRRYVANIRVRKQV
- a CDS encoding DNA polymerase II, whose amino-acid sequence is MTAHSGFLLTQQAIDINGKSQILLWLITDHGPVKLIINDQSPLFFISNEQLDLAVELLNRHRINHHNKSLALTRFDFSPVSGLYFSNIKDARSAKSVLRQAGLIIYESDISLDQRYLMERFICGGIEFNATAQPNIGYTQYHNVKLRPSDYQPQLSVLSIDIECSQHGELYSIGFHQRNFSRVIMIGPPQDGPSYIQWVKDESELLEQLEITIAETDPDIIIGWNVINFDFRLLIKRAQYNGMKLRLGRGQAFAHWRDSHNDNNGYITIAGRLVIDGIDALKTATYHFASFSLDFVGHSLLGRGKHTDDVHNRMAEINHNFKHDKPALAAYNLEDCRLVSDIFEHTQLLEFLIFRTKLTGLPLNRVGGSVAAFTNLYLPKLHRAGFIAPNLPPDGGLASPGGYVMDSQPGLYHNVLVLDFKSLYPSIIRTFKIDPMGLIEGLAAPEHAIDGFKQAKFSRDKHFLPQIITNLWQQRDQAKQQKDHPKSQAIKIIMNSFYGVLGSGGCCFYDTRLASSITMRGHQIIQQTAQWIEEKFDVIYGDTDSVFVFIGPQYNAKQANKIGQQLADDVNQRWQQLIAQEHQLDCHLELQYETLFARFLMPKIRGSETGSKKRYAGLLNNNGKPELIFKGLESVRSDWTILAQDFQQQLYQLVFDDQDPRPLVLETLEKTQTGQYDHKLVYSKRLRRKLSHYVKNVPPQVKAARIADEQNAKLGRTLQYQNHGTINYVITINGPEPVEYTTSPIDYQHYIDKQLLPIADGILPFVELSFEQITATQLGLF
- a CDS encoding insulinase family protein, yielding MKKWTVPVVIALLAGCNQSPTSPLTSSLKNTVKHADTRLIEVVKNDPNKTVIPYQKYVLANGLTVILHQDNSDPLVQVDVTYHVGSARETIGKSGFAHFFEHMMFQGSDNVGDEQHFKLITEAGGTLNGSTNRDRTNYYQTIPANQLEKILWLESDRMGFFIDSVTQKKFEVQRETVKNERGQRVDNRPYGRVSEQIASALYPLNHPYSWPVIGFINDLNRVNVNDLKDFFLKWYGPNNATITIGGNIDPSQTLKLVEKYFGSIPAAPAVNPPEKVAVTLDQDRYISLQDHIELPMISMTMPTVYVRHEDEAPLDVLAEILGGGKTSILYKNLVKSQFSVFAGVSHPCAELACTFNFKAFLNPKSGKTLSDLEQIMRASLDEFEQRGVQADDLQKVRAKMQASFIFGLQSVAGKVSQLAANQTFSDNPNYIEQDLNRYNSVTKQDVLQVFNRYIKNKAAVIMSVVPMGQPDAVAAKDNFIPPARDLSNLASVAPEQLKLRRASDTFDRTVMPSAGRSVGISLPTMWQQQLENGIEVLATQSLETPTTSMLIKIPAGHYYEEKEQAGTASLLAAMLNQSTLLRSNEAMSNALQKLGSSVSFSASNQYLLVNINTLSAHLDATLTLVKEKLLQPAFLESEFNRIKNNAVQGIINSKRDASYLASSAFGQLLHADDISATPIGGTQKSLNALTLAQVKSFYQQLVKPNGSHIIAVSSISHQALSDSLNTFNNWTGQATELTLDLALSTTKTGVIYLVNKQGAAQSTIRIGKRAIIRDITGEYYKSYLMNFTLGGAFNSRINLNLREDKGYSYGASSYFNGNKYTGAFVIGTEVRRDVTDKAIVEIAKEVKLYADKGITPEELAFMRSAINQRDALRYETPRAKLSFLAQMLEYNLSPTFVKQRSDIVSTISADEINALAKKHLAFEQMFMVVVGDAVTLKPQLEALGYQVVDFSI